From Saprospiraceae bacterium, one genomic window encodes:
- the murI gene encoding glutamate racemase, whose product MESNLGDSRPIGIFDSGIGGLTVAQAIHQILPQEHFIYVGDTAHMPYGDKSIQLIRQYSIRLAEYLVDQRNCKALVIACNTASAAAYEYLRDALKGKIPVINVIDPMVEFLVASNDILHPGIIATKTTIGSGVYQEKLSRRKPGLKFCALSTPLLAPMIEEGFYNNNISHVVLEEYLSDPVLKNIDALVLACTHYPLIKKEIEAFYQFKIKVIDSALVVAEKLKSILTKEKLLSLNVSPKQNEFLVTDYSEHFEKTTQFFYGELVRLQKLDLP is encoded by the coding sequence TTGGAATCTAATCTAGGAGATAGCAGACCCATTGGGATCTTTGATTCCGGAATCGGTGGATTGACCGTAGCTCAGGCCATTCACCAAATTCTTCCCCAAGAACATTTCATCTATGTAGGCGATACAGCTCACATGCCCTATGGAGATAAATCCATTCAGCTCATCCGGCAGTATTCCATCCGCCTTGCGGAATATCTGGTAGATCAGAGAAATTGCAAAGCTCTTGTCATCGCATGCAATACAGCTTCTGCCGCAGCTTATGAATATTTGAGAGATGCTTTAAAAGGTAAAATTCCCGTGATCAATGTCATCGATCCCATGGTGGAGTTTCTGGTGGCCTCAAATGACATACTACACCCAGGAATTATCGCCACAAAGACCACCATTGGTTCTGGTGTATATCAGGAAAAATTGTCGAGAAGAAAACCAGGACTGAAATTTTGTGCTTTGTCCACTCCCTTACTGGCTCCAATGATTGAGGAAGGATTTTACAACAACAACATCAGCCATGTCGTACTCGAAGAATATCTTTCCGATCCTGTTTTGAAAAATATTGATGCACTGGTGCTCGCCTGCACCCACTATCCTTTGATCAAAAAGGAAATCGAAGCGTTCTATCAATTCAAAATAAAAGTCATTGATTCTGCTCTGGTGGTAGCAGAAAAATTAAAATCCATTCTGACCAAGGAAAAACTACTCTCTTTGAACGTATCGCCCAAACAAAATGAGTTTTTGGTTACGGATTATTCAGAGCACTTTGAGAAAACGACTCAGTTTTTTTATGGAGAATTGGTCCGGCTCCAAAAACTGGATTTGCCTTAA
- a CDS encoding OmpH family outer membrane protein: MKINILTLAFSLICSLIGLDAQTQKFGYVNSQALLSEIPEVKQADANLQAFQSQLEKKGQQMVQELEGKYRDLQRREQSGEISPKALEEEAKMLKLEEAKLGEYEQEMQKQLMAKRQEVLQPILDKINEIIKQVAKENQFTYIFDSSSGILLFAEESMDVTKLVKTKLGI; this comes from the coding sequence ATGAAAATCAACATATTAACTTTAGCTTTCTCATTGATCTGCTCTTTGATCGGTTTGGATGCGCAGACTCAGAAATTTGGATATGTCAATAGCCAGGCTTTGCTATCAGAAATACCGGAAGTGAAACAAGCAGATGCCAACCTGCAGGCATTTCAATCTCAACTGGAGAAAAAGGGTCAGCAAATGGTACAGGAATTGGAAGGTAAATACAGAGATCTCCAAAGACGTGAGCAGAGCGGAGAAATATCTCCCAAAGCGCTCGAAGAAGAAGCCAAGATGCTGAAACTGGAAGAAGCAAAATTAGGAGAATACGAGCAGGAAATGCAAAAACAACTAATGGCCAAAAGGCAGGAAGTATTGCAACCTATTCTGGACAAAATAAATGAGATCATTAAACAGGTTGCCAAAGAAAATCAATTCACCTATATTTTTGATTCCAGCTCGGGAATTTTACTTTTCGCAGAAGAGTCGATGGATGTTACAAAATTGGTGAAAACCAAACTTGGAATCTAA
- a CDS encoding OmpH family outer membrane protein, whose translation MNKFKLLFSSLLMLALGLTAQAQKFALVDVNQVLENLDDYKKAQDELDRVAAVWKQEIAVEYDKIKALYNKYQAEQVLLTDEQRKLKEEEIMNREKDARKLQKDKFGEDGELFKKRQDLVRPIQDKVYAAIQDYALARSLDAIFDTSGTAGIIYYNKELDKTEDIIKKLKGLSK comes from the coding sequence ATGAATAAATTTAAATTGCTCTTCTCCTCTCTTTTAATGTTGGCTCTGGGACTTACCGCTCAGGCACAAAAATTTGCCCTTGTGGATGTCAATCAGGTGCTCGAAAACCTGGATGATTATAAAAAAGCACAAGACGAACTGGATCGGGTGGCAGCAGTCTGGAAACAAGAAATTGCGGTAGAGTATGATAAAATTAAAGCTTTGTACAATAAATACCAGGCAGAACAGGTCCTTCTGACAGATGAGCAAAGAAAACTCAAGGAAGAGGAGATAATGAATCGGGAAAAAGACGCCAGAAAACTTCAGAAAGACAAATTTGGCGAGGACGGCGAGCTTTTTAAAAAGAGACAAGACCTGGTCAGACCCATTCAGGACAAGGTATATGCAGCCATTCAGGATTATGCACTGGCCAGGTCCCTTGATGCCATTTTTGATACCAGCGGCACGGCCGGCATTATCTACTACAACAAGGAGCTGGACAAAACAGAGGACATCATCAAGAAGCTCAAAGGTTTGTCCAAATAA
- a CDS encoding DUF2480 family protein, giving the protein MSNETTLVNRVSNSKLVTIKLEPYLPQKPIVSFDLKPFLFKEWILKEADFRQALKELDWNQYENKMLAVWCSNDAIVPTWAYMLIAKHAAEKEIALRFGNPAEVTRQVIGENINQEDWSQYESAKVVIKGCSDLEVPASAYLLVTSKLIPFANSIMYGEPCSTVPVYKKAR; this is encoded by the coding sequence ATGAGCAATGAAACGACCTTGGTCAACCGGGTGAGCAACAGCAAACTGGTCACCATAAAGCTCGAACCATACCTTCCTCAAAAACCCATCGTGTCTTTTGACCTCAAACCATTTCTGTTTAAAGAGTGGATATTAAAAGAAGCTGATTTCAGACAGGCTTTGAAAGAATTGGATTGGAATCAATACGAAAACAAAATGTTGGCTGTTTGGTGCTCAAACGATGCCATCGTGCCGACATGGGCCTATATGTTGATAGCCAAACACGCCGCAGAAAAAGAGATCGCTCTGAGATTTGGGAACCCGGCAGAAGTCACCCGGCAAGTCATTGGTGAAAATATCAACCAAGAAGATTGGAGTCAATACGAATCTGCAAAAGTGGTTATCAAGGGCTGCAGCGATCTGGAAGTCCCTGCTTCCGCCTATCTGTTGGTCACTTCCAAACTCATCCCCTTTGCCAATAGTATCATGTACGGAGAACCCTGCTCAACCGTTCCAGTCTATAAAAAAGCCCGATAG
- the scpB gene encoding SMC-Scp complex subunit ScpB yields the protein MESSQYIPAIESLIFAAPQAILKEDIKYCLENNQGLSIHIELIDEALEAIRQRYESPEFGIELKEIADGFQFLSKPDYFPLIADYIKINNRKKLSRAAMESLAIIAYKQPISKSEVEQIRGVNSDHSIQKLLEKELIEIKGRSEGPGKPILLGTSLRFMEYFGLKSLSDLPKLKDFAPPDQEIGEAPPIEETIELAPVLDNEKSEDEQ from the coding sequence ATGGAATCAAGCCAATACATACCTGCTATAGAAAGTCTCATCTTTGCGGCGCCACAAGCCATTCTCAAAGAAGACATTAAATATTGCCTTGAAAACAACCAGGGCCTGAGCATTCATATAGAGCTTATCGATGAGGCTCTGGAGGCTATCCGCCAGAGATACGAATCACCAGAATTTGGCATTGAGCTCAAAGAAATCGCCGATGGTTTTCAATTCTTGTCCAAACCCGATTACTTTCCTCTGATAGCCGACTACATTAAGATCAATAATCGGAAAAAGCTATCTCGGGCTGCCATGGAGTCACTGGCCATCATTGCTTACAAACAACCCATTTCGAAATCTGAAGTAGAGCAAATACGCGGTGTCAACAGCGATCATTCGATCCAAAAATTGCTCGAAAAAGAACTAATCGAAATTAAAGGAAGAAGCGAAGGACCCGGAAAACCCATTCTTCTGGGCACTAGTTTAAGGTTTATGGAATATTTTGGATTAAAAAGTCTGTCCGATCTTCCCAAACTCAAAGATTTTGCTCCACCTGATCAGGAAATCGGAGAAGCACCGCCCATCGAGGAAACCATCGAGCTCGCTCCGGTGTTGGATAATGAAAAATCCGAAGATGAGCAATGA
- a CDS encoding nucleoside deaminase encodes MLSVFNDEYFMKMALAEARKAQLAGEIPIGAVLVHQNKILAKSHNQTELLHDVTAHAEMLAITSGSEFLGSKYLKNCSLFVTLEPCVMCAGALRWSQLGRLVYGAEDEKLGFMRYGKDLLHPKTQVEFGLCSEEAGLLLKKFFKDKRGIKK; translated from the coding sequence TTGCTATCAGTTTTCAACGATGAATATTTTATGAAAATGGCACTGGCTGAGGCCAGAAAAGCCCAATTGGCGGGTGAAATACCGATCGGAGCCGTCCTTGTGCACCAAAACAAAATATTGGCTAAATCTCACAATCAAACGGAGTTATTGCACGATGTGACCGCGCATGCTGAAATGTTGGCCATCACATCCGGTTCTGAATTTTTGGGAAGCAAGTATTTAAAAAATTGCAGTCTATTTGTCACCCTCGAACCCTGTGTGATGTGTGCAGGAGCTCTTCGTTGGTCTCAACTCGGTCGTCTGGTGTATGGGGCAGAAGACGAAAAACTTGGATTTATGCGTTATGGTAAAGATCTGCTCCATCCCAAGACTCAGGTCGAATTTGGCTTATGCTCTGAGGAGGCAGGTCTCCTGCTAAAGAAGTTTTTTAAGGATAAAAGAGGGATCAAAAAATAA
- the guaB gene encoding IMP dehydrogenase produces METNFFAAQFPGQEALTFDDVLLVPSYSEVLPRETDISTRLTTDIRIHVPIVSAAMDTVTERDLAIAMARMGGIGMIHKNMSIEHQASEVRSVKRSESGMIIDPVTLKADAKVKEALALMEQHSIGGIPVIDESSKLVGILTNRDLRFEAHPNRPISEIMTRENLITAPVGTNLTKAKSILQKYKIEKLPVVKKDGTLMGLITYKDIMKLENFPNSCKDNLGRLVVGAAVGIASDTIERVEALVAVDVDVICVDTAHGHSKGVLDMIKSLRKKFKHLQIVGGNVATGEGALALAQAGVNGVKVGVGPGSICTTRVVAGVGVPQLTAIALAAHALKKKGIPIIGDGGIRYTGDIPKALAAGASTIMAGSLFAGTEEAPGETIIFEGRKFKVYRGMGSIGAMQQGSKDRYFQDVEDDIKKLVPEGIEGRLPFKGKVSEVMVQYIGGLKASMGYVGAATITDLQNAKMVRITNSGITESHPHNITITKESPNYSRR; encoded by the coding sequence ATGGAAACAAACTTCTTCGCAGCACAATTTCCGGGTCAGGAAGCTCTGACCTTTGATGATGTTTTACTGGTTCCTTCCTATTCCGAGGTATTGCCCAGAGAAACGGACATTAGCACCCGGTTGACCACTGATATCAGGATTCACGTACCCATCGTTTCAGCCGCTATGGACACCGTTACCGAAAGAGACCTGGCCATCGCAATGGCCCGGATGGGAGGAATTGGCATGATCCACAAGAACATGAGCATCGAACATCAGGCTTCTGAAGTCCGCAGCGTGAAACGCTCTGAAAGCGGTATGATCATCGATCCCGTAACCCTTAAAGCGGATGCAAAGGTAAAGGAAGCACTTGCCCTGATGGAGCAACACAGCATTGGCGGTATTCCGGTGATCGATGAATCCAGCAAACTGGTGGGCATTCTCACCAACCGCGATTTAAGGTTTGAGGCGCATCCCAACCGACCGATTTCTGAAATTATGACACGGGAAAATCTGATCACTGCACCGGTTGGAACCAATCTGACCAAAGCAAAATCCATTCTCCAGAAATACAAGATCGAAAAATTGCCCGTGGTCAAGAAAGATGGAACCCTCATGGGTTTGATTACCTACAAGGATATTATGAAGTTGGAGAATTTTCCAAATTCGTGCAAGGACAATTTAGGTCGTTTGGTGGTTGGAGCAGCAGTGGGCATTGCCTCCGATACGATAGAAAGGGTGGAGGCACTCGTAGCTGTAGATGTCGATGTGATTTGTGTGGATACAGCCCATGGACACAGCAAGGGAGTACTTGATATGATCAAGTCCCTCCGAAAAAAATTCAAACATCTGCAGATCGTCGGAGGCAACGTCGCCACTGGAGAAGGCGCTTTGGCTTTGGCTCAAGCAGGTGTCAATGGGGTCAAGGTGGGAGTCGGACCCGGTAGCATTTGTACCACCCGTGTGGTGGCGGGGGTCGGTGTTCCACAGCTGACCGCGATCGCATTGGCGGCACACGCATTGAAGAAAAAAGGAATCCCCATTATTGGCGATGGAGGAATTAGATATACCGGTGACATACCCAAGGCCCTCGCGGCAGGAGCAAGCACCATCATGGCGGGATCGCTTTTTGCAGGGACCGAGGAAGCACCGGGTGAAACCATCATTTTTGAAGGAAGAAAATTTAAAGTGTACCGTGGTATGGGTTCCATTGGCGCCATGCAGCAAGGATCCAAAGACCGTTATTTTCAGGATGTGGAAGACGACATCAAAAAACTGGTGCCGGAAGGCATCGAAGGAAGACTTCCATTCAAAGGAAAAGTCTCAGAAGTCATGGTTCAGTATATTGGTGGATTGAAGGCCAGCATGGGATATGTGGGAGCAGCCACCATTACTGATTTACAAAATGCAAAAATGGTACGCATCACCAATAGCGGTATCACTGAATCCCATCCCCACAATATCACCATCACCAAGGAGTCCCCGAATTATAGCAGGAGGTAA